One part of the Aurantibacillus circumpalustris genome encodes these proteins:
- a CDS encoding SDR family NAD(P)-dependent oxidoreductase: MEKVALVTGGSSGLGYALAELLGKDGYSVVIVARNQEKITASVAKLAAQNIKAKGISCDITDEAGLKKVAEQVKSEYGKIDYLVLNAGVVTTKLVSDYTSASEMKQDLEIDLWGTILSAHTFLPLLVSGTKVLMISSGFGLMGAAGYSMYCAAKAGVINFGECLRRELLSKKINVYVACPGDMDTPQFHNEVKNAPEWMKKETPRKLMKTEEVAVKILKQAKGSKKYLIVPSGDVNLLVVLSKILPRKFRDSLLDGMFPRP; the protein is encoded by the coding sequence ATGGAAAAAGTTGCATTAGTTACCGGAGGCTCATCCGGACTAGGATACGCACTAGCAGAATTACTTGGTAAAGACGGTTACTCTGTTGTAATTGTAGCCAGAAATCAGGAAAAAATTACGGCTTCGGTTGCAAAATTAGCAGCGCAAAATATAAAAGCAAAAGGAATTTCTTGTGACATCACAGATGAAGCAGGCTTGAAAAAGGTAGCTGAACAAGTTAAGTCGGAGTACGGAAAAATTGACTACCTGGTTTTAAACGCGGGTGTTGTGACTACTAAATTGGTTTCTGATTATACAAGTGCTTCAGAAATGAAACAAGATCTTGAAATTGATTTATGGGGAACGATTCTTTCTGCGCATACCTTTTTACCTTTATTGGTAAGCGGTACTAAAGTGCTGATGATTTCTTCAGGCTTTGGTTTAATGGGTGCTGCGGGTTACTCTATGTATTGCGCTGCGAAGGCCGGTGTAATTAATTTTGGCGAATGTTTACGTCGCGAATTACTAAGCAAAAAAATAAATGTTTACGTAGCTTGTCCTGGTGACATGGATACACCTCAGTTTCACAATGAGGTAAAAAATGCACCGGAGTGGATGAAAAAAGAAACACCGCGTAAATTGATGAAAACAGAAGAGGTTGCCGTTAAAATATTAAAACAAGCAAAAGGCTCTAAAAAATATTTAATCGTTCCTTCGGGCGATGTAAATCTTTTAGTTGTGTTGAGTAAAATTCTTCCACGAAAATTCAGAGATTCTTTATTAGACGGAATGTTCCCGAGACCTTAG
- a CDS encoding aminotransferase class I/II-fold pyridoxal phosphate-dependent enzyme, with translation MSTIDETMSKHLQDNFSNYTYDMFMMNMSSELEEMDLFSEWVDILNKKDLYTFEAVRSAAQKTEIDLARQNGENVHIINLSSYNYLGFSYHPDVIKAAQDAVGRYGLGASSSPVISGTYLVHKQLEEALVNFFGLPDRGVSLFTAGYSVNLGAISAFIKPGNHVVMDEASHMSIIEGAKLSGGEMTYFKHNDMAHLEEILKKVCDGFTRVLICIEGLYSGDGDYGNVKGVVELAKKYGAYTLVDEAHSALVAGEHGRGVCEMQGVLADVDLYVMTFSKAFGGVGGGVYGKKEIIQYMNWYAKCRMFSCALDPAVTGGMAKVVELAGTELGKERRLRIKDNANYFRSLLQDKVHVGGNDSWVVIVNFGNEAKTLNLNDFLQREGLDTSIIQFPAVPKGGARIRMFVTSEHTHAQLDKAADIILRAAEKFDFLKK, from the coding sequence ATGTCAACAATTGATGAAACAATGTCGAAGCACCTTCAGGATAATTTTTCGAATTATACCTACGACATGTTTATGATGAATATGTCTTCTGAATTAGAAGAAATGGATTTATTTTCAGAGTGGGTAGATATTCTTAATAAGAAAGATCTTTACACCTTTGAAGCTGTGCGCTCTGCGGCACAAAAAACAGAAATAGATTTAGCGAGACAAAATGGTGAGAATGTTCACATTATAAATTTATCGAGCTACAATTATCTTGGTTTCAGTTACCATCCAGATGTTATCAAAGCAGCACAGGATGCGGTGGGAAGATACGGTCTTGGTGCTTCTAGTTCTCCTGTTATTAGTGGAACGTATTTAGTGCACAAACAATTGGAAGAAGCACTTGTGAATTTCTTTGGTTTGCCTGATCGCGGGGTTTCTTTGTTTACAGCTGGATACAGCGTAAACTTAGGAGCAATTTCTGCTTTTATTAAGCCGGGTAATCATGTGGTAATGGATGAAGCTTCACATATGTCAATCATCGAAGGTGCAAAACTTTCAGGTGGTGAAATGACGTATTTTAAGCACAACGACATGGCGCACTTAGAAGAAATTCTTAAAAAAGTGTGTGATGGATTTACACGTGTATTAATTTGTATTGAAGGATTGTATAGTGGAGATGGAGATTATGGAAATGTAAAAGGAGTTGTTGAACTCGCAAAAAAATACGGAGCGTATACTTTGGTGGATGAAGCACATTCAGCTTTAGTTGCTGGAGAACATGGCAGAGGCGTTTGCGAAATGCAAGGTGTTTTAGCCGATGTAGATCTTTATGTGATGACATTTAGCAAAGCGTTTGGTGGAGTTGGAGGAGGCGTGTATGGAAAAAAAGAAATTATCCAATACATGAACTGGTATGCAAAATGCAGAATGTTCTCTTGTGCTTTAGATCCTGCTGTTACAGGTGGAATGGCGAAAGTGGTCGAATTAGCTGGTACTGAACTTGGAAAAGAAAGAAGATTAAGAATTAAGGATAATGCAAATTATTTTAGAAGTTTACTTCAAGACAAAGTGCATGTGGGGGGAAATGATTCGTGGGTAGTAATTGTAAACTTTGGTAACGAGGCGAAGACATTAAATCTAAACGATTTTTTACAACGTGAAGGATTAGATACAAGTATCATTCAGTTTCCTGCGGTACCTAAAGGTGGAGCTAGAATCCGCATGTTTGTTACTTCAGAGCATACACACGCACAATTGGATAAAGCAGCAGATATTATTTTACGTGCCGCTGAAAAATTTGATTTCTTAAAAAAATAA
- a CDS encoding SDR family oxidoreductase, whose translation MSFPDFSGKVVLITGGTRGIGLETGLSFGKRGALCVLTYSWGDHDEQAILNRFKEVGAPTPMLIQADVVNNDDTTALLNKIKERASKVDIFISNVAVAASVRSFDDLSLKGLKQSISYSTWPMVGYTKEIYKVFGVYPKYILGMSSTGPDNYSMGYDYVAASKSLIELFAKYLNYHLRGHDVCVNVVRSRAIKTKSLEDTFGKDLAEFVEKFMPDNFWILPEELSEAIVGLCSGYCDAISGETVTVDKGTTFFDNLMEIYNRSQKNKLKSA comes from the coding sequence ATGAGTTTCCCGGATTTCTCAGGTAAGGTTGTACTTATTACCGGTGGAACCAGGGGTATAGGTTTAGAAACAGGGCTCTCCTTTGGAAAAAGGGGAGCCTTGTGCGTACTTACATACAGCTGGGGAGACCATGATGAGCAAGCTATACTTAACCGCTTCAAGGAAGTAGGAGCTCCTACACCGATGTTAATTCAGGCGGATGTAGTGAATAATGACGACACAACGGCATTATTAAATAAAATAAAAGAACGCGCGTCAAAGGTTGATATATTTATTAGTAACGTAGCCGTTGCTGCTTCTGTTAGGAGTTTTGATGATCTTTCTTTAAAAGGATTAAAACAAAGTATTTCGTATTCAACATGGCCAATGGTTGGCTATACAAAAGAAATTTATAAAGTTTTTGGTGTATATCCCAAGTATATTTTAGGAATGTCATCAACAGGCCCTGATAATTATTCCATGGGTTACGATTACGTTGCAGCTTCTAAATCTTTGATCGAATTATTTGCTAAATATCTTAATTACCATCTTCGTGGACACGATGTTTGTGTAAATGTTGTGCGTTCTCGTGCAATAAAAACAAAATCTTTAGAAGATACATTTGGTAAAGATTTAGCAGAATTTGTAGAAAAATTTATGCCAGATAATTTCTGGATTTTACCAGAAGAATTGTCGGAAGCCATTGTTGGTCTTTGTTCTGGTTATTGTGATGCCATTAGTGGCGAAACAGTTACCGTTGATAAAGGCACGACCTTCTTCGATAATTTGATGGAAATTTATAACCGATCTCAAAAAAACAAACTTAAATCAGCTTAG
- a CDS encoding phosphopantetheine-binding protein — translation MERGEILKVIEKHLAKSVPGIAAGIDPEKKFTDYGANSLDIVEIVSGSMRELKVKIPRTELSDIQNISGLIDKFEAFAPKTA, via the coding sequence ATGGAAAGAGGAGAAATCTTAAAAGTTATTGAAAAGCATTTGGCTAAGTCCGTACCGGGTATTGCCGCAGGAATTGACCCTGAAAAAAAATTCACAGATTACGGTGCTAACAGTTTAGATATCGTAGAAATTGTTTCAGGATCTATGCGTGAGCTGAAAGTAAAAATACCACGTACCGAATTATCAGACATTCAGAACATTTCTGGATTAATTGACAAATTCGAAGCATTTGCACCTAAAACTGCATAA
- a CDS encoding polyketide synthase yields MGSTSKNSSINLTSESNGVFTLFMADAGSKNALTPEFVESLVECLHSIKLNDAIKVLVLKGLPEVFCSGADMDTLVKLCKRQLKPVDIILSKMMLDIPIPVISAMEGHAIGGGLALGLCADVAVLAEESRYGCSFMNMGFTPGMGITKLMEHYMSPAIAQEMQYTGKFYQGRDLIGKTNFNYILPKEDVLEKANALAESMAEKPRKALAVLKRYQSMQRRKLFEETYSIETMMHELTFNEDEILKIIKENYVR; encoded by the coding sequence ATGGGATCGACTTCAAAGAATAGTTCAATAAACCTAACGTCTGAGTCAAATGGCGTTTTCACTCTTTTTATGGCGGATGCGGGAAGCAAAAATGCCTTAACGCCTGAATTTGTTGAATCTTTGGTGGAATGCTTACACTCCATAAAATTAAACGATGCCATAAAAGTGCTGGTTTTAAAAGGCCTTCCTGAAGTATTTTGCTCTGGGGCAGATATGGATACGCTTGTGAAACTCTGCAAACGCCAACTTAAACCGGTGGATATCATTCTTTCGAAAATGATGTTGGATATTCCCATTCCTGTGATTTCTGCGATGGAAGGCCACGCAATAGGAGGCGGATTGGCTTTGGGTCTATGTGCCGATGTTGCTGTGCTTGCAGAAGAAAGTCGCTACGGCTGTTCTTTTATGAATATGGGTTTTACACCAGGTATGGGAATTACCAAATTAATGGAACATTATATGTCTCCTGCTATCGCCCAAGAGATGCAGTATACTGGTAAGTTTTATCAGGGCAGGGACTTAATTGGAAAAACAAATTTTAATTATATTCTTCCAAAAGAAGATGTTCTTGAAAAAGCAAATGCTTTAGCGGAATCAATGGCTGAAAAGCCTAGAAAAGCTTTAGCCGTTTTAAAACGTTATCAAAGTATGCAACGCCGTAAATTGTTTGAAGAAACATATAGCATTGAAACCATGATGCATGAATTAACTTTTAACGAAGACGAAATTTTAAAAATTATAAAAGAAAACTATGTCAGATAA
- a CDS encoding glycine-rich protein: MKKNIYKLFSNAKRGFFALALIIFLGTAYSQTTYTFVYTGSSQNISLPAGNYSIECWGADGGKGYQTSQIANSGRGGYSSGILNLTIGQTIYIYAGGAGTDANGTTVGQICAGGFNGGGASGANNYVTTTSYRAGGGGGGTDVRVGGTALSNRVIVAGAGGGGVYSISYPGGNGGGASGGNGGNTYNGGGGTQLAGGLASGSTGNIIGTNGALGLGGDGGTAASKSGGGGGGGGYYGGGGGATGNSSSSQGGGGGGSGYIGGVTSGTTIMFGQTGYVANPDLTGNGRVLITELCSITIFSSGTNTSNPSICSGQSLTLTTNATSNYSWSTGQTTSSIVVAPTTNTVYSLAATSSLACNANASKSVSVTSGLPVMSISNPSNTICPGQTATLTASGAATYTWMNSGVVNGQSFTPSSTTIYTVNGQNPCGVASATTAITVTPVQITVSATSTLVCQGVTTTLTAASSVSNYTWYPTNSTGITAIIAPASSMVYTVFGSDGTCSGTETVTINTKPSPTITIVSSAPAVCEGQSLTMSVNGASTYTWMPGNVNGNTITVSPSTSTLYVVTGENTVGCTSTQQQLVVVDSPPIININANPTLLCSGATATITASGGDSYVWTGGPSTAIYVTTVNATTVFTVTGSHITNTCTTEKTVTISAIVPNLTLPTNTNVCAGKSVTVFASGANNYSWNSTSTGNIGVYTTQPAQSLIVTLIATTSTLSVNCPVTHTFAIVVNPLPTLSVSPQRETICKNETNTLSVSGAQNYTWTGGSSNSILIITPTITGQTYTVLGIDANGCDNTTSYQAIVSSCTGLSEVSKSLTGILVYPNPSEGNFSIQSDRPLELLLINALGQKTSVISLNVENNFKYEVRDLIPGIYFVADQNSSSNNATKIIVH, from the coding sequence ATGAAAAAAAATATTTACAAATTATTTTCAAACGCAAAACGAGGATTTTTTGCCCTTGCATTGATCATTTTTTTGGGTACGGCATACTCACAAACAACCTACACTTTCGTGTACACAGGAAGTTCACAAAACATATCCCTCCCGGCAGGTAATTATTCAATAGAGTGTTGGGGTGCCGATGGCGGAAAGGGTTATCAAACAAGTCAAATTGCCAATAGTGGCAGAGGAGGATATTCTTCTGGTATCCTTAATCTAACGATTGGACAAACTATATATATTTATGCAGGCGGAGCGGGAACAGACGCTAACGGTACAACGGTAGGACAAATTTGTGCCGGGGGATTCAATGGTGGTGGTGCGTCTGGTGCAAATAATTATGTTACTACAACATCATACCGTGCCGGCGGCGGTGGCGGTGGTACTGATGTACGTGTTGGAGGTACTGCGCTAAGCAACCGTGTTATTGTTGCTGGTGCTGGTGGTGGCGGCGTTTATAGCATTTCTTATCCAGGTGGAAATGGAGGAGGAGCATCAGGAGGAAACGGTGGAAATACTTACAATGGAGGCGGTGGCACACAGCTTGCAGGCGGACTCGCTAGTGGAAGCACTGGTAATATAATTGGAACAAACGGAGCATTGGGTTTAGGTGGAGATGGAGGTACAGCAGCTTCTAAGTCTGGCGGCGGCGGTGGCGGCGGCGGTTATTATGGTGGTGGTGGCGGTGCTACTGGCAATAGTTCATCATCGCAAGGCGGTGGTGGTGGTGGCTCTGGCTACATTGGTGGAGTAACTAGTGGTACAACTATTATGTTCGGTCAAACCGGTTATGTTGCCAATCCAGATCTTACAGGAAACGGCAGAGTGCTCATTACAGAGTTATGCAGCATTACCATCTTTTCTTCAGGAACCAATACTTCAAACCCTTCAATTTGCAGCGGACAATCACTCACCCTTACAACCAATGCAACAAGCAATTATTCATGGAGTACGGGACAGACTACCAGTTCTATTGTAGTGGCGCCAACCACCAATACGGTTTATTCTCTTGCAGCAACAAGTTCTTTAGCCTGTAATGCAAATGCCAGTAAAAGTGTCAGCGTAACTTCCGGCCTGCCTGTCATGAGTATCTCAAACCCTAGCAATACTATTTGTCCAGGTCAAACGGCAACCCTAACTGCCAGTGGCGCTGCAACCTATACATGGATGAATTCTGGAGTTGTAAACGGACAATCGTTTACGCCGTCTTCAACTACTATTTACACGGTTAACGGACAAAACCCTTGTGGCGTAGCGTCTGCCACCACTGCTATAACCGTGACACCGGTTCAGATAACTGTTTCTGCCACCTCTACGTTGGTATGCCAAGGTGTAACAACTACTTTAACAGCGGCATCTTCGGTGAGCAATTATACCTGGTATCCGACTAACAGTACTGGGATTACCGCCATTATAGCTCCAGCAAGCAGTATGGTATATACTGTATTCGGATCGGATGGAACTTGTTCAGGAACTGAAACTGTGACAATAAACACGAAGCCCAGTCCCACCATTACCATTGTAAGTAGCGCTCCGGCTGTTTGTGAAGGACAATCCTTAACCATGAGCGTTAATGGAGCGAGTACATACACATGGATGCCGGGGAATGTGAATGGGAACACAATCACAGTCAGTCCTTCCACTTCAACGTTATATGTTGTTACTGGCGAGAATACGGTGGGTTGTACTTCTACACAGCAGCAGTTGGTGGTTGTCGATTCTCCTCCTATAATAAATATCAATGCAAATCCAACTTTATTGTGTTCAGGTGCAACTGCAACAATCACTGCAAGTGGAGGCGATTCTTATGTATGGACAGGTGGTCCTTCAACAGCCATCTACGTAACCACGGTGAATGCCACAACAGTTTTTACCGTAACAGGTAGTCATATTACCAATACCTGCACAACTGAAAAAACGGTTACCATCTCGGCTATTGTTCCGAATCTCACATTACCGACCAATACCAATGTATGTGCCGGAAAAAGCGTAACGGTATTCGCCAGCGGCGCCAATAATTATTCCTGGAATTCCACATCTACCGGAAACATTGGTGTTTACACTACACAACCTGCTCAAAGCCTAATAGTAACGCTAATAGCTACGACAAGTACTTTGTCTGTTAATTGTCCTGTTACCCATACCTTCGCTATCGTAGTAAATCCGCTTCCTACTTTGTCAGTTTCGCCGCAACGGGAAACCATTTGCAAAAACGAAACCAATACACTTTCTGTTAGCGGAGCTCAGAATTATACCTGGACTGGAGGTAGCAGTAATAGTATATTGATCATCACACCTACTATCACCGGACAAACATATACAGTTTTGGGAATTGATGCCAATGGTTGTGATAATACAACTTCCTATCAGGCAATTGTGAGTTCCTGCACAGGACTTAGCGAGGTTTCAAAAAGCCTAACAGGTATTCTTGTTTATCCTAATCCGAGTGAAGGAAACTTTAGCATTCAATCAGACAGACCTCTTGAGCTATTGCTGATAAATGCTTTAGGACAAAAGACCAGTGTTATCAGTCTCAATGTGGAAAATAATTTCAAATATGAAGTAAGGGATTTAATACCAGGTATTTATTTTGTAGCTGATCAAAACAGCTCTTCAAATAATGCTACAAAAATCATCGTCCATTGA
- a CDS encoding toll/interleukin-1 receptor domain-containing protein, which translates to MAKLKAFISHSSKDKAFVRKLKEDLDLNEIDTWIDEDELKVGDKLYDSLMLGLGSSSHFLVILSDNIKGSEWVEAEINEAIKNFDKKTLRKIIPVLLRKTDIPKGLQDLFRADFSKITFTLKNDKLNFIGDSYHTEVEKIIKAIKSSTDFTLNSTEKDKIFERTEQQTSNGSELGKIIGLYKVIGFASKESRINLINHRLKKYPQSLLTKVPKNKIMPICLPNLVKQVFGKRLMGEEIYVTIQGGQKKFIGHFCGYVSNGQFIVIPKEIRTLLNLRSQSVYTVEINGINKTITFIKR; encoded by the coding sequence ATGGCGAAATTAAAAGCTTTCATATCACACAGTAGTAAGGATAAAGCATTTGTTAGAAAACTGAAAGAAGATTTAGACCTTAATGAAATAGATACTTGGATTGATGAAGACGAACTCAAAGTAGGAGACAAACTTTATGATTCCTTAATGTTGGGTTTAGGTTCGTCTTCCCATTTTTTAGTCATACTTTCCGATAATATTAAAGGCAGTGAGTGGGTAGAGGCTGAAATTAATGAGGCTATTAAAAATTTTGATAAAAAAACATTAAGAAAAATTATTCCAGTTCTATTAAGGAAAACGGATATTCCCAAAGGTCTCCAGGATTTATTTAGAGCAGATTTTTCTAAAATCACCTTTACTCTAAAAAATGATAAACTGAATTTTATCGGGGACAGTTATCATACAGAAGTTGAAAAGATAATTAAAGCTATTAAAAGCTCGACGGACTTTACTTTAAATTCAACGGAGAAAGATAAAATTTTTGAAAGAACTGAACAGCAAACGTCAAATGGTAGCGAATTAGGCAAGATTATAGGTCTATACAAAGTAATTGGATTTGCTAGTAAGGAAAGTCGCATAAATTTGATTAATCATCGTTTGAAAAAGTATCCTCAATCACTTTTAACAAAAGTGCCAAAGAATAAAATAATGCCAATTTGTCTGCCAAATTTAGTAAAACAGGTATTTGGTAAGAGGCTTATGGGAGAAGAAATTTATGTAACAATTCAAGGTGGACAGAAAAAATTTATAGGGCATTTTTGTGGATACGTTTCCAATGGACAATTTATCGTTATACCAAAGGAGATCAGGACACTATTAAATTTAAGGTCTCAGAGCGTATATACAGTTGAAATCAATGGAATAAATAAAACCATAACTTTTATTAAAAGATAA